CGCGAGCGGCGAAAGACCCCAGCCACGGGGTCACCGCGCTCACCTCCTGACCAGCCCACGTCCTGAAAGGTCACCACCATGTCCCACCCGACCAGCACCCTGGCACCCGACGGCACCGACGCGCCGGGCATCGGGACGAAACTCTCGGGCGGCTCCCTGACCACGACGTCCATCGTCTTCATGGTCATCGCCGCTGCAGCCCCGTTGACCGTCATCGGCGGTGCCCTGCCGATCGGCATGGCAGCCGGCAACGGCCCCGGATTCCCGACGATGTACGCCGTCGGCGCGGTGATCCTCGTCCTGTTCTCCGTCGGGCTGACCACGATGTCGAGGTACATCGACGAGCCCGGTGCCTTCTATTCCTACGTGGAGACCGCGTTCGGACGGCGTCTCGGCATGGGTACCGCCTACCTCGCGTTGCTGACCTACACTGCCATCCAGTTCGCGGTGTACGGATTCCTTGGCCAGCAGCTCACCCTGCTCCTCGCGCCGATCGTCGATATCCCGTGGTGGGTGTTCAGCATCGCCGTCGCCGCGGTCGTCGGCTACCTGGGTTACCGCAGCATCGAACTGAGTTCCAGGGCACTCGGCATCCTGCTCATCGCCGAAATCGCCATCGTCGTGCTTATCGACGTGGTCGTCGTGGGTCGCGGCGGTGCCGAAGGCCAGGGTCTTAATGTGGATCCGTTCCTGCCGGAGAACATCTTCTCCGGGGCGATGGGAGTCGGGCTGATGATGGCTATGGCCGGGTTCATCGGCTTCGAGTCCACCACCGTATTCCGCTCCGAAGCCCGCAACCCGGACCGCACCATCCCGCGGGCGACCTACATCTCCGTCGCGGTGATCGGTATCTTCTACACCGTCTCCGGCTGGGCCGTCGTCCAGGCATGGGGTACGGACAACGTGCTGGCCGAAGCTACGGCGAACCCGGACGAGATGATCGCCACCACTGCTGTGAACTACCTCGGAAGCTGGGCCGGACCGGTCGTGCATGTCCTGCTGCTGACCAGCCTGTTCGCCTGTGTCCTGTCTTTTCACAACGTGCTCACCCGCTATCAGCACGCCATCTCCCACAAGCGTGGCCTGCCGCGGCGGCTGCGTGCGGTGCACCTGACCTATCGCTCACCACACATGTCGTCGATCGTGCAGACCGGTACGGTCTTCGTGCTCACCGTCGTCTGCGCTCTGGTGGGCCTCGACCCCGTCACCGAGATCTTCACCTGGTTCTCCGGGCTGGCGACGTTCACCATCATCATCCTGATGCTGCTGGTCTCCGTCGCGGTGCTGTCTTACTTCCGTTCGACGCCGGCGCTGCCGGTGGGGGTGTGGAAGCGGACTGTTGCGCCGGTGCTGGCGTTCCTCGGCTTGGCGACGGCGCTGTATTTCATCGCCACGAACCTGACGATGCTCGTCGGTGGCAATGAAGTGGTGGCCCTGCTGCTGGCCTTGTCTGCCCCGGTGGCGTTCGTGACCGGGGTGGTGTGTTCGACCTTCGTCCCGGAGTTCGACGATGACGTCATCATCCGGGCAATGGAGGATCGAGAGAAGAGGATGGGGCGGACGACTCGCTGACCCGGTCTGAGGGACCCGCCACGATACCGTCTCCTCCGACGCCATCTGAGCCACGAGGGCGATCATGTCCCTCCGGACTGACCCCCGTCGGCCGGACTTTTACCGCACCGTCACTGAAGCGAAACACGGGCCCACCAGACTGGCTCCCATGACCTCCTCCACGACCCAGACGCTCCCGGGGCTCCCTGCATCGCAGGGGCACCTCGCCGGGTGGACGCGTGGACAGATCGCGCATGGTGACCGCCGGGGCTGACCACCCCCGAGCACCCCACGCACGAGAAGAGGAACACCAGTCATGACCACCACCGCACCGACCGCACCGACCTTCCAGCCCGATGTCTCCCGCGTCATTGACGCACCCGCCCGCCCGTCCCACGATCACCGCACGCCCCGGAACCCGAACGCCGGGCGTCCCGCCCCGACCTCCGCCGACCTCCCGCTGCCGCGCAAGCTCACCTTCGATCCGGACGACTGGCAGATCATCGCCCGTTTCTGGCATCCGGTCGCCTACAGCTCCGAGGTCACCGAAGGCCCTCTCGGCGTCACCCTGCTGGACAAACCCCTGGTCGTCTACCGGGTGGACGGTGAGGTCACTGTCGCCGACAACCTCTGCACCCACCGCGGCATGATGCTCAGCCTCGGCGAGGACCAGCACGACGGAAAGGGCATCAAGTGCCCCTACCACGGCCTGCGCTTCGGCAAGGGTGGCCGCTGCACCGAGATCCCCGCCCACCCCTCCAGCTGCATCCCGAACCGGATGCACCTGCCGTCCTATGGTGCGGTCGAACGCTACGGCCTGGTGTGGGCGAACCTTGCGGCGAACCCCGGTGACGTCCCCGGCGTCGACACCGACTCCGACATTCCACCCGTCCCGCACTGGGACGAGGACGGCTACCAGCAGATCAACTGCCCCGGCATCGACGTCGCAGCCTTCGCAGGACGCCAGGTCGAAGGTTTCCTCGACGTCGCCCACTTCGCCTTCGTCCACGACCGGTCCTTCGCCCTCGCCGACCAGCCGGAGGTGCCGGACTACACCCCGCAGGGCACCGCCGACGGTTTCGAGACCGAGTACTGGTCGACCATGCCGAACATCCCACACGACGCCTCCGACGAGGTGAAGGCCGCGGTACCGGACGGATTCCAGTGGTTGCGGCACTTCCGGCTGCACGTCCCGTTCACCGCCACCCTTGACGTCCACTTCCCGGGTGGGAAGCACCTGGCGATGATGAACACCGCCTGCCCGGTCTCCGCCACGCAGACCCGCCTGTTCGACGCCCGCGTACGCAACTTCGACACCGACCAGCCCGTGCAGGACGTCTACGACTTCAACCTGCAGGTCTTCGAGGAGGACCGCGCGATGGTGGAGGCACAGAAGCCGGAGAATCTTCCGCTCGACCCGTCGTTGGAGGTCCACATCCCGGCCGACCGCTCGTCCATCGCCTACCGTCGAGCGCTGCGCGGGCTGGGCTTGTCGCAGTTCTTCACGGCGTAAGGGGACGGACAGATGACCCTTGCGACCGTCCACTCCATGACACGGGCAGGACGCGACGTCGTCCTCATCGAGCTGCACCCCACGCACGACGGTGCCTTCCCACCGGCGACGGCCGGAGCACACATTGACCTGCACCTCGGACCCGTGATCCGCCAGTATTCGTTGCTCGGTGACCCCCGTGACACAGCTCGCTGGCTCATCGCCGTCAAACGTGAGGAGGACGGACGCGGTGGCTCGGAGGTGATCCACACCCAGCTCCGCGTCGGGCACACCGTCGAGGTCACCGGCCCCCGCAACCACTTCGAACTGCAGCACCCCACTGGCGGAGCAGGGCGCACCATCCTGCTCGCAGGAGGGATCGGCGCCACCCCGCTGACCGCGATGGCGGAGCAGTGCACCGCCACCGGTCGGGAATTCACCCTGCACTGCTACGCCTCCGACGCCGACGGGCTGCCGTTACGCGACCATCTGGTCTCCCGTCCGTGGTCGCCGAACATCGTCGAGCACCTCAGCAACGATGGAGAATCGTTGCGGAGCACTGACACCCTGCCGCAGTCCTACGCCGACGGTGATGACCTCTACATCTGCGGGCCTGCCGGATTCATCAGCCGCGCCCTCGAGCTCGCCGAGAGCGGGCGGTGGCCTGCCGATGCCGTCCACGTCGAACGCTTCGCACCCACCGAACAACCTGACCTCACCGGTGACGCCTTCACCGTGACCGTCGCCTCGACCGGGGCGTCCTACCCGGTCGCCGAGCACGACACGATCGCTGAGGTGCTCGCCGCCCACGGCGTGGCTGTGGAGCTGTCGTGTGAACAGGGGATCTGCGGTGCCTGCCTCACCGGTGTCGTCGACGGGGTGCCCGATCACCGCGATGAGGTGCAGTCGCCGGACGAGCATGCGGCCAACACGCAGGTCACGTTGTGCTGCTCGAGGTCGAGGACCGCCAACCTCACACTCGCCCTCTGATACTCCCCGTGTCGGGCGACGGTGGCCACGGTTGGGCTACGGTTGTAGGTCCCCGTCGGCTCTCTCCGCCGCACCGACAGACAGGCCGGACCCGTGAACACACCGTCGCCGACCCCCGCCGCGCCCACCGTCCCGCCGGACGGCTTCCGCATCTTCCTCAACGTCCTGGTCAACACCGCCGTCGCGAACATCACGACCAGTTTCCTGTGGTTCGTCCTGACCTTCTGGATCTACGCCGAGACACGCAACGTCATCGCCACCGGTGTCATCGGAGCGTCCTACATGCTGTTCGTCTCCGTGTTCAGCATGCTCTTCGGTACCCTCGTCGACCGCTTCCGCAAGAAGAACGTGATGGTGTGGGCCACCCTGACCGCGCTGACGGTGATCCTCCTGGACGTCGTGTTCTTCTTCATCGTCGGGGAGAGCCGGATCGCCGATCTGGGCACGCCGTGGTTCTGGATGTTCGCCGTGGTCCTGCTCGCCGGGGCCGTCGTCGAACAGCTCCGCAACATCGCCCTGTCCACGACCGTCACCCTGCTGGTCGCCGAAGAACGACGGGCCAACGCCAACGGTCTCGTCGGCACCGTCCAGGGCATGGCGATGCTGGTCACCAGTGTTTTCAGCGGTCTCTCCGTCGGTTTCCTCGGCATGGGCTGGACGTTGGTCATCGGTGTGGCAGTCATGGCGATGACCCTGCTGCACCTGGTCACGGTGCGTATCCCCGAGAAGGAGATCGTGCAGTCGGACGACGCGACGGGGTGGGTTGACATCCGTGGCGGCTGGCTCGCCGTCATTGCCGTTCCCGGACTCCTCGCGCTGGTCCTGTTCACCACGCTCAACAACCTCTTCGGCGGAGTGGAGATGGCGCTGATGGACCCCTACGGTATCGACCTGTTCGGTGTCCAGGGGTGGGGGATCTGGTTCGCCGTGGCGTCCACCGGGTTGTTCGTGGGCGGCGGTGTCATCGCGAAGTGGGGTTTGGGACGCAACCCGATCCGTACCATGCTGCTCTTCGCCGCCGGGATCGGTGTGGTCGGTGCCGTGATGACGCTGCGTGAGTGGGGCTGGCTGTTCGTCGTCGGCATCTGGCTGATGATGGCGTTCATCCCCGCCGTCGAGGCGGCGGAACAGACGGTCATCCAGAAGGTCGTGCCGTACGCGACCCAGGGGCGGGTCTTCGGGTTCGCCATGACCTTCGAGGCGGCCACGGCCCCGGTGACCGCGCTGCTGGTCGCGCCGTTGGCGGAGTGGTGGGTGATCCCGCACTTGAACACAGAGCAGGGGGCCCGCCAGTGGGAGTGGTTGCTCGGGACGGGGGAGTCGCGTGGCATCGCGCTGATCCTCGTGGTCGCCGGGATCCTCTGCGTGCTGCTGGCGGTCGCCGCGATGTGCACTCCGCAGTACCGGAGGCTGTCGCGGAGTTACGTTGGTTCCACGGATACTGCTGGCTCCACCAGCGGGAACGTGGCTTAGGACATCTGAGTCACCGCACAGAACGAATCTGATATCACGATCGTTCTGTGCGGTGACTCAGATGTCGGGGTTCGGCAGAAGAGGAGGATCCGCGCGATCAATGGCGCGCCCCACCGCCTCGTCGACATCCTCCATCATCTGAGGTACGTCCGAAAGAAGCCGCGCGTCAATCCGCACGAACTCCCATCGCAACGCCTGCAGCCGGTGAACTTGCTCGAAGTCGATGCCTCGCCTCTCCTCAGCACGGTGGTACGCGCCGTCGTAAAACAGAGCGATCTTCAACTCCTCACAGGCCAGATCGGCCACCAGGTGTTTCCATGGTCGACCCTTCGGATCGAGCTGTACGGTGACCTGCGACGTCCAGGAGAAGCCTTCAGGGAGGACGTCACGGGTGTACAGCCGCAGGAGTGTCTCCCGTGGAGACTGTGCCCCGATGTCCGACAACGCCAACAGTTTGTCGATGGTCCTCCGATCGACGTAGTTGCGCGATCCGCGCCGGATGTTCTCAGCGGTGAGCCACGTGCACTGGTAGAAGGCGTCGATGAACTGGATGGAACGAACTTCCCTGTCCGTTAGGCCGGGGACAGGCGGGACGTCCCAGCCGTGCGATCCCTTCAGAATCGAGTGGAGGCACTGGGCTGCGGCGACATCGGCGCTGACGACCCGGAGGTCCGGGAACTCCGGGTCCGGGCGCACCACCGGAGTCCCTGTACGGTAGCGCCGGAACACCGGCACCCGCGGCGTGGTGGCGGCAACCCAGGAGCGGGCGTCGCCCCGTGGCGAGCCGTCGCGCAGCAGTACCACTGGTGCATCGTCGCACCAGAACGGCAGACCGTGGAATGCGACCGCTGCCCAGAACCCGATGACGCTGCCGACACTGAGCATCCAGTGAGCACGGGCGCGGGTGACGATGTCCATGCCGAAGCCGCCGCAATCGTCCGGTAGAACGCGGAACTCCTCCGGCATGTCTTCGGTGGCCAGATCAACCACCACTCCACGAGTGAGGTCACGGAACCGTTGCCGGACCGTGGTCTGCGTGGCGCGTCCCGACGCCAGTACCTCGGCCCGACGCTCCGGGACCGGGCGTGGCAGCACTCTGATGGAATGCTCCAGGCCTCTGCCGTCCGGAATCCGCCCCGCACGGCGTGCTGTCGCCAGCCATAGACGCCGGCGCCGTTTCTCCTCACGGAACTCGCGGCGCCGCTGCTCGGTTGTTTTTCCTGTCCCGGTCCCCGTCCCCATGACACCAGTGAAGCCGAGAGGGCACACCAGCGAAAGGGTGTGGAAGAACCTGTGGAGAACTACAGCTCGCCGACGAGTTCCACGACACGCTCGGCGGTGCCCCAGGACAGTGTAACTCCCGCGCCGCCGTGGCCGTACGCGGCGATGACCGGCAGGTCGTACCCGTCGACATGCTCGATCCGCACCGTCTCGCGTGCCGGACGTAGCCCCGCGCCGTGGCCGATGATCGGCAACTCCGTGAGCTCGGGGACCAGAGCCTCCGCACGGGCCAGGATGGCCTCGGCTGTGGCCTGATCCGGGGCCTCGTCCCACGAGCCTGGTTCAGACGTCCCGCCGACGACGATCTCATCTTCTCGGGGGAAGACGTACGTCATGTGCGCCGGGTCATCGGAGTCCACGACCCAGTCGGTCAGCAGCGGGCCGTCCTCCCCGCCGTCACCGTTGGCGAAGAGCATCAGCTGTCCACGCACCGGGGCGACCGCATCATCCCCACCGAGCAGGTCGCCGCCGCGTAAACCGCCGGCGATGACGGCCGCATCCGTCGTCCCCGTGAGCTCCTCCAGCGAGGCAACCGTGCGCCACTGGAAAGCCACGCCGTTCATCCGGCACGAGTCCATCAGCCAGGCGAGATAACGCGAGGTCATGATCATCGGCAGGGTGGCACGCACACCGCCGTCGACCGGCTGGACCGCGTCGTCGCCGAGCACCTCCACCACCGGCGCGACCCAGGAGCGGTCCGGCGGATCGAGGCGCTCATGCAGGACACCGGTCCGCATCTGTACTGGTGGTACGTCGTCGGTGAAGTCATCGGTGGCGGTGTCAGCGCTGGTGTCTCCGAGGGCGGCCAACTCCACGAACCGTCGCAGCGACCGTTCGACCACCTGTTCCGTGCCTGCTGCGTGGTACGGGAACCACAGTGCTCCTGCCAGCGCGGACACTGTGTCGCCGGGGCCATGGTCAGCGATGACGGTGACCTCGTGACCGGCTTCGGCGAGTTCATAAGCGCAGGACAGGCCGATCACGCCGGCGCCGATGACGGTGATTCGCAAGTGCTTCGATGGCATGGCGACCATTGTTTCATGTGCCTCCCACTGCGTTGAGCATCTGAGTCACCGCCCAGAACGATCCGGAGCCGTGAACCGTTTTGGGCGGTGACTCAGATGCTGCCGTTCACCCTTACAGCGCCGGGGTGAACCCGCCGGCCGCGGCGGAGCGGACCATACCCTCGTCCGCCAGGCGGTTGACCTCCGCGGCGTCGGCACCCGAGGGCGAGGAGGCGGAGGAGTCATACACCACCTCACCGCCGACGTACACCCTCCGCAGGTGCCGTAGCCCGCAGGCCAGCACGTAGGTCGCCACCGGGTCCCACACCGGTCCGGTCGCCGGGTCGCGGGGATCCACGACGAGCAGGTCGGCGAACTTGCCGACCTCCAACGAGCCCACCTTGTCACCCACGCCCATGGACCGGGCGGAGCCGAGGGTGTGCAGGTGCAGGACGTCGTCCACGGCCATGATGGAGGCGTCGGAGTGGACGGCACGCTGGGTGAACAGTCCGGTGCGCATGTTCTCGAAGGGGTCGGAGGTGTCGGTGCAGGACTGGTCGTCGACCCCCATGCCCACGGTCACGTCGCGCCCCAGCAGGGTCACGATGTCGGCGATGCCGGAGCCCAGACGTCCGTTGGACATCGCCTGCCACACCACCGAGCTGCCGGACTCGACCACGCGCTCGACCATGCGCTCGGTGGGGTGGACGAAGTGGCCGAAGGCGAAGTCGCGGCCGAGCACGCCGGCGTTGTCGTACCAGTCGAACTTGGACTGCTGGATGTCGATCTGCTCGGCGGTCTCCACGAAGTGCGCCTGGTTGGTGATGCCCCACTTCTCCATGAGTGCCTTCTCCCGCTCGGCGGTCACGGCGGCGGAGGCCCACTGCACCGCGCCGTACACGGAGCCGCCCAGGTTCAACGCCGGGTCGATCTCGTCCAGGTGTGTCATCGCCACTCCGAAGGCGTCGAAGGCGTCGGTCTCGGGCAGTTGTTCGTCGTCGACGCGCACGGAGGTGACGAAGCGGATGCCGGCATCGGCGACGCCGTCGATCTGGCGGGTCACGAAGTCCGGCTCGTGCACCTTCACGGCCTTCAGGGTGGAGGTCTCGTAGTCGAAGCGGCAGATCACCCGCGACTGGGTGAAGTTGTACACCGAGGTGATGCCGGAGGCGAGGTGGTCCAGGCCACCGGCGCGGGAGAGCCAGTACATGGTCTCCGGGTCGGCGTTGGCGAGCATCGCACTGTTCTGGGTGACCCACTTGTACAGCGGGGACGAGTGTTCCACCCCGCGCATGCCGCCGGTGTAGATGTGGCTGTGCGCGGAGATGAACCCGGGGGCGAGGAAGGCTCCGTCGAGGTCGACGACACGGGAGGACGCAGCTACTGTCGCCTCGGGCGCGGTCCCCTCGCCGATGCCGTCGATGCGTCCGTCAGCGTCGACGGACAGCCAGCCGCGGAACCAGCGTGGTTGTGCGCCGCTGACCGGGATGATGACGGCGTTGGTGAACAGGGTGGATGAGCTCATCCGGGGAGAACCTCCTGGGTCCAGTCGGGGTTGTCAGGCGAGGTGCCGGTGGTACGGGTGTACCGCACGCGGCGGGACGGTCCGGCGTCGTCGGCGGTCCAGAACAGGTACTCGCGCGGGACGACGGCGTACCCGGCCCACGTCTCGGGCGGGCCGGAGTGGGTGAGGTCCGGGTGCTCGTCGGCGAAGGACGCCCAGAGGCGGCGACGCTCCTCCGTCGTCTGCGCGGCGAGGTCGGCGTCGTTGAGCCAGGCGAGCAGCTGCAGGTAGTGGGAGCGTCGGGCGAAGGCGGTGCGTTCGCCGGACCGGGTGTCGGGGACGACGTCGCCGATCACGGTGACCTGCCGCGTCCGGTCCGGCGTCAGCACCGTCAGCGACGCCTTCGGGCACGCGGCGATGTCCCGGACCTTTTGTGACCGGGCGTCGGTGTGGAAGTACACGCGGCCGTCCTCGCCGACACCGGACACCATCACGGTGCGGGTGCGCGGGTACCCGTC
The genomic region above belongs to Corynebacterium glyciniphilum AJ 3170 and contains:
- a CDS encoding APC family permease, which produces MSHPTSTLAPDGTDAPGIGTKLSGGSLTTTSIVFMVIAAAAPLTVIGGALPIGMAAGNGPGFPTMYAVGAVILVLFSVGLTTMSRYIDEPGAFYSYVETAFGRRLGMGTAYLALLTYTAIQFAVYGFLGQQLTLLLAPIVDIPWWVFSIAVAAVVGYLGYRSIELSSRALGILLIAEIAIVVLIDVVVVGRGGAEGQGLNVDPFLPENIFSGAMGVGLMMAMAGFIGFESTTVFRSEARNPDRTIPRATYISVAVIGIFYTVSGWAVVQAWGTDNVLAEATANPDEMIATTAVNYLGSWAGPVVHVLLLTSLFACVLSFHNVLTRYQHAISHKRGLPRRLRAVHLTYRSPHMSSIVQTGTVFVLTVVCALVGLDPVTEIFTWFSGLATFTIIILMLLVSVAVLSYFRSTPALPVGVWKRTVAPVLAFLGLATALYFIATNLTMLVGGNEVVALLLALSAPVAFVTGVVCSTFVPEFDDDVIIRAMEDREKRMGRTTR
- a CDS encoding aromatic ring-hydroxylating oxygenase subunit alpha; its protein translation is MTTTAPTAPTFQPDVSRVIDAPARPSHDHRTPRNPNAGRPAPTSADLPLPRKLTFDPDDWQIIARFWHPVAYSSEVTEGPLGVTLLDKPLVVYRVDGEVTVADNLCTHRGMMLSLGEDQHDGKGIKCPYHGLRFGKGGRCTEIPAHPSSCIPNRMHLPSYGAVERYGLVWANLAANPGDVPGVDTDSDIPPVPHWDEDGYQQINCPGIDVAAFAGRQVEGFLDVAHFAFVHDRSFALADQPEVPDYTPQGTADGFETEYWSTMPNIPHDASDEVKAAVPDGFQWLRHFRLHVPFTATLDVHFPGGKHLAMMNTACPVSATQTRLFDARVRNFDTDQPVQDVYDFNLQVFEEDRAMVEAQKPENLPLDPSLEVHIPADRSSIAYRRALRGLGLSQFFTA
- a CDS encoding PDR/VanB family oxidoreductase is translated as MTLATVHSMTRAGRDVVLIELHPTHDGAFPPATAGAHIDLHLGPVIRQYSLLGDPRDTARWLIAVKREEDGRGGSEVIHTQLRVGHTVEVTGPRNHFELQHPTGGAGRTILLAGGIGATPLTAMAEQCTATGREFTLHCYASDADGLPLRDHLVSRPWSPNIVEHLSNDGESLRSTDTLPQSYADGDDLYICGPAGFISRALELAESGRWPADAVHVERFAPTEQPDLTGDAFTVTVASTGASYPVAEHDTIAEVLAAHGVAVELSCEQGICGACLTGVVDGVPDHRDEVQSPDEHAANTQVTLCCSRSRTANLTLAL
- a CDS encoding MFS transporter → MNTPSPTPAAPTVPPDGFRIFLNVLVNTAVANITTSFLWFVLTFWIYAETRNVIATGVIGASYMLFVSVFSMLFGTLVDRFRKKNVMVWATLTALTVILLDVVFFFIVGESRIADLGTPWFWMFAVVLLAGAVVEQLRNIALSTTVTLLVAEERRANANGLVGTVQGMAMLVTSVFSGLSVGFLGMGWTLVIGVAVMAMTLLHLVTVRIPEKEIVQSDDATGWVDIRGGWLAVIAVPGLLALVLFTTLNNLFGGVEMALMDPYGIDLFGVQGWGIWFAVASTGLFVGGGVIAKWGLGRNPIRTMLLFAAGIGVVGAVMTLREWGWLFVVGIWLMMAFIPAVEAAEQTVIQKVVPYATQGRVFGFAMTFEAATAPVTALLVAPLAEWWVIPHLNTEQGARQWEWLLGTGESRGIALILVVAGILCVLLAVAAMCTPQYRRLSRSYVGSTDTAGSTSGNVA
- a CDS encoding FAD-dependent oxidoreductase gives rise to the protein MPSKHLRITVIGAGVIGLSCAYELAEAGHEVTVIADHGPGDTVSALAGALWFPYHAAGTEQVVERSLRRFVELAALGDTSADTATDDFTDDVPPVQMRTGVLHERLDPPDRSWVAPVVEVLGDDAVQPVDGGVRATLPMIMTSRYLAWLMDSCRMNGVAFQWRTVASLEELTGTTDAAVIAGGLRGGDLLGGDDAVAPVRGQLMLFANGDGGEDGPLLTDWVVDSDDPAHMTYVFPREDEIVVGGTSEPGSWDEAPDQATAEAILARAEALVPELTELPIIGHGAGLRPARETVRIEHVDGYDLPVIAAYGHGGAGVTLSWGTAERVVELVGEL
- a CDS encoding amidohydrolase family protein — encoded protein: MSSSTLFTNAVIIPVSGAQPRWFRGWLSVDADGRIDGIGEGTAPEATVAASSRVVDLDGAFLAPGFISAHSHIYTGGMRGVEHSSPLYKWVTQNSAMLANADPETMYWLSRAGGLDHLASGITSVYNFTQSRVICRFDYETSTLKAVKVHEPDFVTRQIDGVADAGIRFVTSVRVDDEQLPETDAFDAFGVAMTHLDEIDPALNLGGSVYGAVQWASAAVTAEREKALMEKWGITNQAHFVETAEQIDIQQSKFDWYDNAGVLGRDFAFGHFVHPTERMVERVVESGSSVVWQAMSNGRLGSGIADIVTLLGRDVTVGMGVDDQSCTDTSDPFENMRTGLFTQRAVHSDASIMAVDDVLHLHTLGSARSMGVGDKVGSLEVGKFADLLVVDPRDPATGPVWDPVATYVLACGLRHLRRVYVGGEVVYDSSASSPSGADAAEVNRLADEGMVRSAAAGGFTPAL
- a CDS encoding pyridoxamine 5'-phosphate oxidase family protein, with translation MTPSCLFLDHLEESPTAPTLMTLATVGADGYPRTRTVMVSGVGEDGRVYFHTDARSQKVRDIAACPKASLTVLTPDRTRQVTVIGDVVPDTRSGERTAFARRSHYLQLLAWLNDADLAAQTTEERRRLWASFADEHPDLTHSGPPETWAGYAVVPREYLFWTADDAGPSRRVRYTRTTGTSPDNPDWTQEVLPG